The following coding sequences lie in one Pseudoxanthomonas sp. SE1 genomic window:
- a CDS encoding DUF1653 domain-containing protein has translation MATLPALPALAPGLYRHYKGNDYEVVAVARHSETLEPVVVYRALYGEGGLWVRPYAMFCEEVAVDGRSVRRFAPVE, from the coding sequence ATGGCCACACTCCCCGCCCTTCCCGCACTCGCCCCCGGCCTCTACCGCCACTACAAAGGCAACGACTACGAAGTGGTCGCAGTGGCGCGGCACAGCGAGACGCTGGAGCCGGTGGTGGTGTACCGCGCGCTGTATGGCGAAGGCGGGCTGTGGGTGCGGCCGTACGCGATGTTCTGCGAAGAAGTGGCGGTAGACGGGCGGAGCGTGCGGCGCTTCGCGCCGGTCGAATGA
- the ggt gene encoding gamma-glutamyltransferase, with protein MMRTLLMSCLATALAAAAVLPASAADRITGRAFATRSDVIAPHAMAATSHPLATQIALDVMKQGGTAMDAAIAANAALGLMEPTGNGIGGDLFAIVWDPKTKKLHGYNGSGRSPKSLTLDYFKQQGITDIPPHGPLPVSVPGTVDGWFALHGRFGRLPMRDVLAPTIRYAREGHPVHQTIAYYWERSVPRLSKFPGFTEQFTLDGRAPRTGEMWKNPYLAATLQKIADGGRDAFYKGDIARTIDAYFKANGGFLSYEDMAAHTGEWVTPVSTNYRGYDVWELPPNGQGIAALQMLNVLEGYDFSKIPFGSPEHVHLLVEAKKLAFADRARWYADPAFQPAPVARLISKPYARDRAKLISSDKVLREVQPGTPKELDEGDTIYMTVADKDGMMVSLIQSNYRGMGSGMAPTGLGFILQDRGEMFVLNGCDGAAPHPNCYAPGKRPFQTIIPAFITKDGKPWVSFGVMGGAMQPQGHVQIVMNLVDFGMTLQEAGDAPRIQHDGSTEPVGSATAMTDGGVVQLESGFPYETVRALMDKGHHVEWALGPYGGYQAIKRDPETGVYYGASESRKDGQAAGY; from the coding sequence ATGATGCGCACTCTCCTGATGTCCTGCCTGGCGACGGCCTTGGCCGCCGCCGCCGTCCTGCCCGCTTCCGCCGCCGACCGCATCACCGGGCGTGCATTCGCCACGCGTTCGGACGTGATCGCGCCGCACGCGATGGCCGCCACTTCGCACCCGCTGGCCACGCAGATCGCGCTGGACGTGATGAAGCAGGGCGGTACCGCGATGGATGCGGCCATCGCCGCCAACGCGGCGCTCGGCCTGATGGAGCCCACCGGCAACGGCATCGGCGGCGACCTGTTCGCCATCGTCTGGGATCCGAAAACGAAGAAACTGCACGGCTACAACGGCTCGGGCCGTTCGCCGAAGTCGCTGACGCTGGACTACTTCAAGCAACAGGGCATCACCGACATTCCGCCGCACGGGCCGCTGCCGGTGAGCGTGCCGGGTACCGTCGACGGCTGGTTCGCGCTGCATGGCCGCTTCGGCAGATTGCCGATGCGCGACGTGCTGGCGCCGACCATCCGCTATGCGCGCGAAGGGCATCCCGTGCACCAGACGATTGCGTACTACTGGGAACGCTCGGTGCCGCGGCTGTCGAAGTTCCCGGGCTTCACCGAGCAGTTCACCCTCGATGGACGCGCGCCGCGTACCGGCGAGATGTGGAAGAACCCGTACCTCGCCGCCACATTGCAGAAGATCGCCGATGGCGGCCGCGACGCGTTCTACAAGGGCGACATCGCCCGCACCATCGACGCGTACTTCAAGGCCAACGGCGGCTTCCTGTCGTACGAGGACATGGCGGCGCACACCGGCGAATGGGTCACGCCCGTCAGTACCAACTATCGTGGCTACGACGTGTGGGAACTGCCGCCGAACGGGCAGGGCATCGCCGCGCTGCAGATGCTCAACGTGCTGGAAGGCTACGACTTCTCGAAGATTCCCTTCGGCAGTCCCGAGCACGTGCACCTGCTGGTGGAAGCCAAGAAGCTGGCATTCGCCGACCGCGCGCGCTGGTATGCCGATCCCGCCTTCCAGCCCGCGCCCGTTGCGCGCCTGATCTCCAAGCCCTACGCGCGCGATCGCGCGAAGCTGATCTCGTCCGACAAGGTGCTGCGCGAAGTGCAGCCCGGCACGCCGAAGGAACTGGACGAAGGCGACACCATCTACATGACCGTGGCCGACAAGGACGGGATGATGGTCTCGCTGATCCAGTCCAACTACCGCGGCATGGGCAGCGGCATGGCGCCGACCGGCCTGGGTTTCATCCTGCAGGACCGCGGCGAGATGTTCGTGCTGAACGGCTGCGACGGCGCCGCGCCGCATCCCAACTGCTACGCACCGGGCAAGCGCCCGTTCCAGACCATCATCCCGGCCTTCATCACGAAGGATGGCAAGCCGTGGGTCAGCTTCGGCGTGATGGGCGGCGCGATGCAGCCGCAGGGGCATGTGCAGATCGTGATGAACCTGGTCGACTTCGGCATGACCCTGCAGGAAGCCGGCGACGCCCCGCGCATCCAGCATGACGGCTCCACCGAACCGGTCGGCAGCGCCACCGCGATGACCGACGGCGGCGTGGTGCAGCTGGAGTCCGGCTTCCCCTACGAAACCGTGCGCGCACTGATGGACAAGGGCCACCACGTCGAATGGGCGCTGGGCCCGTACGGCGGCTACCAGGCGATCAAGCGCGACCCGGAGACCGGCGTGTACTACGGCGCCAGCGAGAGCCGCAAGGATGGGCAGGCGGCGGGGTATTGA
- a CDS encoding tetratricopeptide repeat protein: protein MKSGKYLLLATVLALSVFSAQAQNLPKPKEFYFDEDRAAAPVVAITGVEGDALIDQLMKARERGRKTVEATAQLAHVAIAGGRADLGVQLYQQALAGAQDGSHTWRSIRWNYGWDLYRQGQFQEALDQWIPLVGAVGGASWVPPTLALALWKLDRKDEAVQWYGAAVRTEPTQWTDARNFAALLPDWRQEDRDTLAEVLGAWQVNPPTWP from the coding sequence GTGAAATCCGGTAAATATCTGCTGCTGGCCACCGTGCTGGCATTGAGCGTTTTTTCGGCGCAGGCGCAGAACCTGCCGAAGCCGAAGGAGTTCTACTTCGACGAAGACCGCGCGGCGGCACCCGTGGTGGCGATCACCGGCGTGGAGGGCGACGCGTTGATCGACCAGCTGATGAAGGCGCGCGAACGCGGCCGCAAGACGGTGGAAGCCACCGCCCAGCTGGCGCATGTCGCCATTGCGGGCGGCCGCGCCGATCTGGGCGTACAGCTGTATCAGCAGGCGCTGGCCGGTGCACAGGACGGCAGCCATACATGGCGGTCGATCCGCTGGAATTACGGCTGGGATCTCTACCGGCAGGGACAATTCCAGGAGGCGCTGGACCAATGGATCCCGCTGGTGGGCGCCGTAGGCGGGGCTTCGTGGGTGCCGCCTACGCTGGCGCTGGCGTTGTGGAAGCTGGACCGCAAGGACGAAGCCGTGCAGTGGTATGGCGCCGCCGTGCGCACCGAGCCCACGCAGTGGACCGACGCGCGGAACTTCGCGGCACTGCTGCCGGACTGGCGGCAGGAAGACCGCGACACCCTGGCCGAAGTGCTCGGCGCGTGGCAGGTCAATCCGCCGACGTGGCCGTAA
- a CDS encoding DUF1697 domain-containing protein, producing the protein MTTCIALLRGINVGKAKRIAMADLRVLLEGLGYTDVATLLNSGNVVFKAGKGTPKKLAADISAAIATRLGIEVPVIVASAKELALIVRENPFASVDDPSRLLVAFVAETGMLSAMSAIEPHVVAPEKFHVGTHAAYLHCASGILESKAAETLLGKAGKAATTRNWATVLKLQALVDKIDA; encoded by the coding sequence ATGACCACCTGCATCGCCCTCCTCCGCGGCATCAATGTCGGCAAGGCCAAGCGCATCGCCATGGCGGACCTGCGCGTGCTCCTGGAAGGGCTCGGCTACACCGATGTCGCCACGCTGCTCAACAGCGGCAACGTGGTGTTCAAAGCGGGCAAGGGCACGCCGAAGAAGCTCGCTGCCGACATCTCGGCCGCCATCGCGACGCGCCTCGGCATTGAGGTCCCCGTCATTGTGGCATCGGCCAAGGAACTGGCGCTCATCGTCCGCGAGAACCCGTTCGCCTCGGTCGACGATCCCTCGCGCCTGCTGGTCGCCTTCGTGGCGGAAACCGGCATGCTGTCGGCCATGTCGGCGATCGAGCCGCACGTCGTCGCGCCGGAGAAGTTCCACGTCGGCACGCACGCCGCCTACCTGCATTGCGCCAGCGGCATCCTGGAAAGCAAGGCGGCCGAAACGCTGCTGGGCAAGGCAGGCAAAGCCGCCACCACCCGCAACTGGGCCACCGTGTTGAAACTGCAGGCGCTGGTCGACAAGATCGATGCCTGA